A stretch of DNA from Sphingobium sp. Z007:
GACCGACAGGGCCAAGTCTCGCTCATTGCGCGCTCTGCGCCCGCCATCATGTGCTTGTCGTGGAAGTAGGTGTTGACATCCGCCCAGCGCACATAGGCGGTCCGTAACCGATGACGATTGTAACGAGGTGGATCACAGACCCTCTGCTGGGCGATCATCATGTCAACTATGCCCTGGAGGTAAGCTCCGCAGCCCGGCTCGCCTGCCCGGCAGCTCGTGAGCAGCGCCAGACCCTGCATATCGCTTGGTGTTTCGTCTTGAGCGAGCGCGCCTGTAGGCGCCAGCGCGGCTGCGGCGAACAGCGCCGTCCACCAGTTCCGTGTCATAGGTCAGCTCCGTTGCACATTCGTTTTGTCCAATGCTGCACGGAGCCCGCGTGCGAGCTTCTGAGCATCGTCGTTCGCCCAGAAGTGCATGAAGAAGAGCCGGGGCTGGTCATCCAGCATGTGATTATGGAGCGCGGTCACCTCGATGCCGCCAGCGCGTAGCGCGCGGAGCACGGGATCGACCTCGGCCGCGGTGAGCACAAAGTCGCCGGTGATCGCCGCCCGGCCGGAGCCAGTCGGCTGAAAGTTGATCGCGGTCGCGGTGCCCATGGACGCTGGCGCGGGCATGCCGCCATCGCTCAGTTTCTCCGCGCGCGGAAAGCTGAACTGATACACGCCGCCGTTGGGCTTGCCCTTGCCATCCATCAGCCGGTCGAGCGCGGCGGTGTCGAGGGCGATTGGCGGCGACGAGCCCGCGCCAGCGGACGGCGGCTGCGAGTCCCTTGATGGTGCCGTCATCGGTGTACGGCTGGCGGCGAGCGCTTCGCGGAGGGCGGTCGCGAGCTTCACGGGGTCACCATGGCCGCCGATGTGCATGTACATGGTCGCGGGCGCGGAACGGAGCAGATGGTTGTGGAGCGCGGTGATCGTGAAGCCGGATGCCAGCAAACGGCTCATGACCGGATTTACCTCCTCATGCGTCAGCACGAGGTCGCCCATGATCATTACTTGGTCGCCCATGGGGTGGAACGCCGCCCAGGAGCCGAGGGCGAGCGCCGGCTTGATTGTCACACCGTCGAGCTGAACGTTCAGATCACTGCGGGGGAAGCCATAACGGCGAACACCATCGGGCTGCGTCGTTCCGGCTCGGCCAAGGCTCTTGTCCACGAGCGCCCACCTGTCGCGGTTCGCCTCGGGCGGTGCCGCTTGCGGGTT
This window harbors:
- a CDS encoding Rap1a/Tai family immunity protein → MTRNWWTALFAAAALAPTGALAQDETPSDMQGLALLTSCRAGEPGCGAYLQGIVDMMIAQQRVCDPPRYNRHRLRTAYVRWADVNTYFHDKHMMAGAERAMSETWPCRSNSPQ
- a CDS encoding DUF1259 domain-containing protein gives rise to the protein MPTNQLRSRREALRHLLLPLAIALAAPAAAQTNPQAAPPEANRDRWALVDKSLGRAGTTQPDGVRRYGFPRSDLNVQLDGVTIKPALALGSWAAFHPMGDQVMIMGDLVLTHEEVNPVMSRLLASGFTITALHNHLLRSAPATMYMHIGGHGDPVKLATALREALAASRTPMTAPSRDSQPPSAGAGSSPPIALDTAALDRLMDGKGKPNGGVYQFSFPRAEKLSDGGMPAPASMGTATAINFQPTGSGRAAITGDFVLTAAEVDPVLRALRAGGIEVTALHNHMLDDQPRLFFMHFWANDDAQKLARGLRAALDKTNVQRS